A window of the Pseudomonas gozinkensis genome harbors these coding sequences:
- a CDS encoding 3-deoxy-7-phosphoheptulonate synthase, whose protein sequence is MADLPINDLNVASNETLITPDQLKRDIPLSDAALRTVTKGREVIRNILDGTDHRLFVVIGPCSIHDIKAAHEYADRLKVLAAEVSDTLYLVMRVYFEKPRTTVGWKGLINDPYLDDSFKIQDGLHIGRQLLLDLAEKGLPTATEALDPISPQYLQDLISWSAIGARTTESQTHREMASGLSSAVGFKNGTDGGLTVAINALQSVSSPHRFLGINQEGGVSIVTTKGNAYGHVVLRGGNGKPNYDSVSVALCEQALNKAKIKPNIMVDCSHANSNKDPALQPLVMENVANQILEGNQSIIGLMVESHLNWGCQAIPKDLADLQYGVSITDACIDWSATENTLRSMHAKLKDVLPKRQRG, encoded by the coding sequence ATGGCTGATTTACCGATCAACGACCTGAACGTCGCTTCCAACGAGACCCTGATCACTCCCGATCAGCTCAAGCGTGATATCCCTCTGAGCGACGCTGCCCTGCGCACCGTCACCAAGGGTCGCGAGGTCATCCGCAACATTCTCGATGGCACCGACCATCGTCTGTTCGTGGTGATCGGCCCCTGCTCGATCCACGACATCAAGGCTGCCCACGAATATGCCGATCGCCTGAAGGTGCTCGCGGCAGAAGTCTCGGACACCTTGTACCTGGTCATGCGCGTGTATTTCGAGAAGCCACGGACCACCGTCGGCTGGAAAGGCCTGATCAACGACCCGTACCTGGATGACTCGTTCAAGATCCAGGACGGTCTGCACATCGGTCGCCAGTTGCTGCTGGACCTGGCCGAAAAAGGCCTGCCGACTGCGACCGAAGCCCTCGACCCGATCTCCCCGCAGTACCTGCAGGACCTGATCAGCTGGTCGGCGATCGGCGCACGGACCACCGAATCCCAGACCCACCGCGAGATGGCTTCCGGCCTGTCCTCGGCGGTCGGCTTCAAGAACGGCACCGATGGCGGCCTGACTGTGGCGATCAACGCCCTGCAGTCGGTTTCCAGCCCGCACCGTTTCCTGGGCATCAACCAGGAAGGTGGCGTGTCGATCGTCACCACCAAGGGCAACGCCTACGGTCACGTGGTGCTGCGCGGTGGCAACGGCAAGCCGAACTACGATTCGGTCAGCGTCGCCCTGTGCGAGCAGGCGCTGAACAAGGCGAAGATCAAGCCGAACATCATGGTCGATTGCAGCCACGCCAACTCCAACAAGGATCCGGCCCTGCAACCGCTGGTGATGGAGAACGTCGCCAACCAGATCCTCGAAGGCAACCAGTCGATCATCGGCCTGATGGTCGAGAGTCACCTGAACTGGGGCTGCCAGGCCATCCCGAAAGACCTCGCCGATCTGCAGTACGGCGTGTCGATCACCGATGCCTGCATCGACTGGTCCGCAACCGAAAACACCTTGCGCAGCATGCACGCCAAGCTCAAGGATGTACTGCCAAAACGTCAGCGCGGCTGA
- a CDS encoding L,D-transpeptidase family protein, with product MLPRFPAVTRCLSLAALCVAGPVAALEFPLPPPGEDIIGQVQVIKAKYEDTFADLGTTYDLGYSEMVAANPGVDAWLPGAGTEVVLPTRFILPPGPREGIVINLAEYRLYYYPKGRNVVYTFPLGIGREGWGSPIAHTTITAKTPNPTWTPPASIKAEHAADGDPLPNVVPAGPDNPLGPFKFTLGTPGYLIHGSNKKFGIGMRTSHGCFRMFNNNVLEMAGMVPVGTSVRILNDAYKFGRSGGKIYLEAHTPIDDKGNPSVVDKHTAVINAMLKREDITNNLRMDWDVVRDVVAAEDGLPTEIGTPSTSAPMVSSAPIDLQQ from the coding sequence ATGTTGCCGCGTTTTCCTGCCGTCACCCGCTGCCTGTCTCTTGCCGCCCTGTGTGTGGCCGGTCCCGTTGCTGCACTGGAGTTTCCACTGCCACCACCCGGTGAGGACATCATCGGCCAGGTGCAGGTCATCAAGGCCAAGTACGAAGATACCTTTGCCGATCTGGGCACCACCTACGATCTGGGCTATTCGGAAATGGTCGCGGCCAACCCGGGCGTCGATGCCTGGCTGCCAGGTGCCGGCACCGAGGTGGTCCTGCCGACCCGCTTCATCCTGCCGCCGGGCCCGCGTGAAGGCATCGTGATCAACCTCGCTGAATACCGCCTCTACTACTATCCGAAAGGCCGGAACGTGGTGTACACCTTCCCGCTGGGTATCGGTCGTGAAGGCTGGGGTTCGCCGATCGCGCACACCACGATCACCGCGAAGACGCCGAACCCGACCTGGACGCCGCCTGCCTCGATCAAGGCTGAACACGCCGCTGATGGTGATCCGCTGCCGAACGTGGTGCCGGCCGGTCCGGACAACCCGCTGGGGCCGTTCAAGTTCACCCTGGGTACGCCGGGCTACCTGATCCACGGCTCGAACAAGAAGTTCGGCATCGGCATGCGCACCAGCCACGGCTGCTTCCGCATGTTCAACAACAACGTGCTGGAAATGGCCGGCATGGTGCCGGTGGGGACTTCGGTACGAATCCTCAACGACGCGTACAAATTCGGTCGCAGTGGCGGCAAGATCTACCTGGAAGCGCATACGCCGATCGACGACAAGGGCAACCCGTCGGTGGTCGACAAGCACACCGCGGTGATCAACGCGATGCTCAAGCGTGAAGACATCACCAACAACCTGCGCATGGACTGGGATGTGGTGCGTGATGTGGTGGCGGCCGAAGATGGCCTGCCAACCGAAATCGGCACACCGAGCACCTCGGCACCGATGGTCTCCAGCGCACCGATCGACCTGCAGCAATAA
- a CDS encoding thioredoxin family protein: MSTDSLCRPFDIVSPSIVVESQLTDFDADQRLLAMNGVSLVIFTSVGCASCRYAREVLPGLDLAVDRVCWIDAGDNGGLVERYQVFHLPALFVVRDGEFFGAVHARLNVDELNAAVAQALGRIAEELP; encoded by the coding sequence ATGAGCACAGACTCCCTGTGTCGGCCATTTGACATTGTTTCCCCCAGTATAGTGGTCGAATCGCAGCTGACCGATTTTGACGCCGACCAGCGGCTGCTGGCGATGAACGGCGTTTCGCTGGTGATTTTCACCAGTGTCGGCTGCGCCAGTTGCCGCTATGCCCGCGAAGTGTTGCCGGGGCTTGATCTGGCCGTCGATCGCGTGTGCTGGATCGATGCCGGTGACAACGGCGGACTGGTCGAGCGTTATCAGGTCTTTCATTTGCCGGCGTTGTTTGTGGTGCGCGACGGCGAGTTCTTTGGGGCAGTGCACGCGCGCCTGAATGTCGATGAGCTGAACGCAGCCGTGGCGCAGGCGCTGGGTCGAATTGCAGAGGAGTTGCCGTGA
- a CDS encoding GNAT family N-acetyltransferase — translation MSEALSIHHDQAGHQFETNVDGHRAYLTYMDLGKQTLDIYRTFVPNALRGRGIAAALTERALQYADEMGYTVIPSCSYVERYMERHQRRTAKI, via the coding sequence ATGAGCGAGGCGTTGTCCATCCACCATGACCAGGCTGGTCATCAGTTCGAGACCAATGTGGACGGTCATCGTGCCTACCTGACCTATATGGATCTGGGGAAACAGACCCTGGATATCTACCGCACCTTCGTGCCCAACGCCTTGCGTGGCCGAGGCATCGCAGCAGCCCTGACCGAACGGGCGTTGCAGTACGCCGATGAAATGGGCTACACGGTCATTCCATCGTGCTCCTACGTGGAGCGCTACATGGAGCGTCATCAGCGGCGTACCGCCAAGATCTGA
- a CDS encoding putative 2-dehydropantoate 2-reductase, which produces MMGAVNKPVVGIIGTGAIGGFYGVMLARAGFDVHFLLRSEFSAVAERGLQVDSAVHGALTLNPVQAYSSAQDMPPCDWLLVGAKTTSNAGLAPSIIQAAKPDAKVLVLQNGLDVEDSLRALLPDSLHLLGGLCLICVHREGPGQITHQALGAVNVGYHSGPAMDDAARMAIVEEGAGLFRAAGLDSQAMLNLHQARWQKLVWNIPYNGLSVLLGASTTPLMADTDSRALIQALMAEVVQGARACGHDMPSGYAEYLFMMTEKMPDYWPSMYHDFLHKRPLELEAIYARPLAAAKAAGCELPRIESLYRTLSFIDRRNV; this is translated from the coding sequence GTGATGGGAGCAGTGAATAAACCGGTGGTGGGGATTATCGGCACCGGCGCCATTGGAGGTTTCTACGGGGTGATGCTGGCCCGGGCCGGGTTCGATGTGCACTTTCTGTTGCGCAGTGAATTTTCCGCGGTCGCCGAGCGCGGCTTGCAAGTGGACAGTGCCGTACATGGCGCATTGACGCTGAATCCGGTGCAGGCCTATTCGTCGGCGCAAGACATGCCGCCCTGCGACTGGCTGCTGGTCGGCGCCAAGACCACCAGCAATGCCGGGCTGGCGCCGTCGATCATTCAGGCAGCGAAGCCCGACGCGAAAGTGCTGGTGCTGCAAAACGGCCTCGACGTCGAAGACAGCTTGCGGGCGTTGCTGCCCGATTCCCTGCATTTGTTGGGCGGCTTGTGCCTGATCTGCGTCCACCGCGAAGGGCCGGGGCAGATCACCCATCAGGCGCTGGGAGCGGTGAACGTCGGTTATCACAGCGGTCCGGCAATGGATGACGCGGCGCGCATGGCAATCGTCGAGGAGGGCGCCGGCCTGTTCCGAGCAGCCGGTCTCGACTCCCAGGCGATGCTGAACCTGCATCAGGCGCGCTGGCAGAAACTGGTGTGGAACATTCCCTATAACGGGCTTTCGGTGTTGCTCGGTGCCAGCACCACGCCGTTGATGGCCGACACTGACAGCCGCGCCTTGATTCAGGCGCTGATGGCTGAAGTGGTGCAGGGCGCCAGGGCCTGCGGTCACGACATGCCGTCCGGTTACGCCGAATACCTGTTCATGATGACCGAGAAAATGCCGGACTATTGGCCGAGCATGTACCACGACTTTCTGCACAAACGACCGCTGGAACTTGAGGCGATCTACGCTCGTCCTTTGGCGGCGGCAAAAGCGGCAGGCTGCGAGTTGCCGCGTATCGAATCGTTGTATCGCACATTGAGCTTTATCGACCGGCGTAACGTTTAA
- the oprI gene encoding outer membrane lipoprotei OprI: MNNVLKFSALALAAVLATGCSSASKETEARLTATEDAAARSQARADEAYRKADEALAAAQKAQQTADEANERALRMLEKASRK, encoded by the coding sequence ATGAACAACGTTCTGAAATTCTCTGCTCTGGCTCTGGCCGCAGTTCTGGCTACCGGTTGCAGCAGCGCATCGAAAGAAACCGAAGCACGTCTGACCGCTACTGAAGACGCAGCTGCTCGCTCCCAGGCTCGTGCAGACGAAGCTTACCGTAAAGCTGATGAAGCTCTGGCTGCTGCTCAAAAAGCACAACAGACTGCTGACGAAGCTAACGAGCGTGCTCTGCGCATGCTGGAAAAAGCTAGCCGCAAGTAA
- a CDS encoding PilZ domain-containing protein, whose translation MGRFIPHPDDVPVELTLLKPECISRQQLHTISLGGIACNYHRAWRHGTALQVRMPTINADFAYPGYVAWCLRRKKGYLVGIAFTDEQTLFSARMGEQVCQIERYCRINDAHDDLQDIQARALQWVEQHAEEFSHDSVRKAFA comes from the coding sequence ATGGGACGGTTTATTCCTCATCCGGATGATGTGCCCGTCGAATTAACGTTGCTCAAACCTGAGTGCATTTCGCGGCAACAGCTGCACACTATCAGCCTCGGCGGCATCGCTTGCAATTACCATCGTGCCTGGCGTCATGGCACCGCCTTGCAGGTGCGCATGCCGACCATCAATGCCGATTTCGCCTATCCGGGCTATGTGGCCTGGTGCCTGCGCCGTAAAAAAGGTTATCTGGTGGGCATTGCGTTCACTGACGAACAGACGCTGTTCAGCGCGCGAATGGGTGAGCAGGTGTGTCAGATCGAGCGCTATTGCCGCATCAACGATGCCCACGATGATCTGCAGGATATCCAGGCGCGAGCGCTGCAATGGGTCGAGCAGCACGCCGAAGAATTCTCCCACGACAGCGTTCGCAAGGCTTTCGCGTAA